The proteins below come from a single Saccharopolyspora sp. SCSIO 74807 genomic window:
- a CDS encoding TetR family transcriptional regulator yields MPTSDDHPKPTRWAGVPAADRVAERRSLLLASALELLGTEGWSATSVRAICQSARLNPRYFYESFDDLDDLVVALYDQLVAELHAEVTTAVRAVGEDPRAALRAVVETTVRFVDEDHRRARVLYVEALGNEKLNRRRLETGFSIAGYVQADSARRNAPASEQVGMLTGSILVGGFSELLLAWTDGALEVGREQLVEDATELFGAMGDAAAAISARRRK; encoded by the coding sequence TTGCCAACCTCCGACGATCATCCGAAACCGACCCGCTGGGCGGGCGTCCCCGCCGCCGACCGGGTGGCCGAACGGCGCTCGCTGCTGCTGGCGTCCGCCCTGGAACTGCTGGGCACCGAAGGCTGGTCGGCCACCTCGGTGCGCGCGATCTGCCAGTCCGCGCGGCTGAATCCGCGCTACTTCTACGAAAGCTTCGACGACCTCGACGACCTCGTGGTGGCCCTGTACGACCAGCTCGTCGCCGAGCTGCACGCCGAAGTCACCACTGCTGTGCGGGCGGTGGGCGAAGATCCGCGGGCGGCTCTGCGGGCTGTGGTGGAAACGACGGTGCGCTTCGTCGACGAGGACCACCGGCGCGCGCGGGTGCTGTACGTGGAGGCGCTGGGCAACGAAAAGCTCAACCGCCGCCGCTTGGAGACGGGTTTCAGCATCGCCGGGTACGTGCAGGCCGACAGCGCCAGACGCAACGCGCCCGCGAGCGAGCAGGTCGGGATGCTCACCGGCTCGATACTCGTCGGCGGTTTCAGCGAACTCCTGCTGGCCTGGACCGACGGAGCGCTCGAAGTCGGCCGCGAGCAGCTGGTCGAGGACGCCACGGAGCTGTTCGGCGCGATGGGCGATGCCGCCGCGGCCATCTCCGCACGCAGGCGGAAGTAG
- a CDS encoding 4-hydroxythreonine-4-phosphate dehydrogenase PdxA yields the protein MTAARPRVAVTLGDPAGIGPELIARLLADPETTAAADIVLISDEDELKVAGADSGAPIAFATEPADGLPLLHDNGSARPVPRFRRRESTAEGGRWALANLRSALDMAGRGEVDAILFAPLNKTSLHLAGMTENDELRWFEKVLGVEGFTSELNVLPGLWTARVTSHVSIGQVAEGVTRENVVSAGRLLHEVLLESSVDEPRIGVCALNPHAGEGGKFGRHEIEIIGPAVEDLAGEGIDVRGPFPSDTIFLRAKEFDGILTMYHDQGQIAMKLLGFDGGVTIAGGLPVPICTPAHGTAFDVVGEGVANTGSVRNAFDLAVRIGGRRRVG from the coding sequence ATGACCGCTGCCAGGCCGCGCGTCGCGGTGACCCTCGGAGATCCGGCCGGGATCGGTCCCGAGCTGATCGCCCGCCTGCTCGCCGATCCGGAAACCACCGCGGCCGCGGACATCGTGCTGATCTCCGACGAGGACGAGCTGAAGGTGGCAGGTGCGGATTCCGGCGCGCCCATCGCCTTCGCCACCGAGCCGGCCGACGGCTTGCCGCTGCTGCACGACAACGGCTCCGCCCGGCCGGTGCCGCGGTTCCGGCGCCGCGAGTCCACTGCGGAGGGTGGTCGCTGGGCGCTGGCGAACCTGCGCAGCGCTCTGGACATGGCCGGTCGCGGGGAGGTCGACGCGATCCTCTTCGCCCCGCTGAACAAGACTTCGCTGCACCTGGCGGGAATGACCGAGAACGACGAGCTGCGTTGGTTCGAGAAGGTGCTCGGCGTCGAGGGGTTCACCTCGGAGCTGAACGTGCTGCCCGGACTGTGGACCGCGCGGGTCACTTCGCACGTGTCGATCGGACAGGTCGCCGAAGGCGTCACTCGCGAAAACGTGGTGTCCGCGGGGCGGTTGCTGCACGAGGTACTGCTGGAGTCCAGTGTGGACGAGCCGCGGATCGGGGTGTGCGCGCTGAACCCGCACGCGGGCGAAGGCGGCAAGTTCGGCCGCCATGAGATCGAGATCATCGGGCCGGCGGTCGAAGACCTGGCGGGGGAGGGGATCGACGTCCGCGGCCCCTTCCCATCGGACACGATCTTCTTGCGTGCCAAGGAATTCGACGGAATCCTGACGATGTACCACGACCAGGGCCAGATCGCGATGAAGCTGCTCGGCTTCGACGGCGGGGTGACCATCGCGGGCGGCCTGCCGGTGCCGATCTGCACTCCGGCGCACGGCACGGCGTTCGACGTGGTCGGCGAAGGCGTGGCCAACACCGGATCGGTGCGCAACGCCTTCGACCTCGCGGTGCGGATCGGCGGCCGCAGGCGCGTCGGCTGA
- a CDS encoding tripartite tricarboxylate transporter permease, which produces MIEHIITGFGAALSAENLLWCFVGVLLGTIVGILPGLGSATGVAILIPVTLTFDPLTALIMLAGIYHGSQFGATITAILIATPGEASSVVSTLDGYRMARLGRAGPALAISALGAFVSAMVSLVALAAVAPVFARLALDFGPPEMLAVMILGLCTIVVFSGRNLLLGTGLGLVGVLIACIGVDVGSGTPRYTFGQVQLFGGVPYVEVMIGLFAIGELLNQLHIGMAEPIRTRFRDLLLTREDLRRATPATARGTVVGFLLGCLPGAGTTLASFMAYGAEKRFSRNRKKLGTGAIEGVVAPDAATNAASNANFVPTLVLGVPGGATTAVLLGAFLIYGIQPGPLLFENQPVLIWGLLASFFIGNLILLLLNLPLAPVFAQLLRVPYSILYPLIIVTSLVGAYSVKNNMLSVWIVLVFGLVGYAMKRLGMPVAPLVLGLVIGPLFEKALVQTSALGEGDVLSQIAGSGTALLVLAVAAALALGPALTRALRGRAPASAEQQEEKQP; this is translated from the coding sequence GTGATCGAGCACATCATCACCGGCTTCGGTGCGGCGCTGAGCGCGGAGAACCTGTTGTGGTGCTTCGTCGGCGTGCTGCTGGGCACGATCGTCGGCATCCTGCCGGGGCTGGGTTCGGCGACCGGGGTGGCGATCCTGATTCCGGTCACGCTGACCTTCGACCCGCTGACCGCGCTGATCATGCTCGCCGGGATCTACCACGGTTCGCAGTTCGGCGCGACGATCACCGCGATCCTGATCGCCACGCCGGGCGAGGCGTCCTCGGTGGTGTCCACTCTGGACGGCTATCGGATGGCGCGGCTGGGACGCGCCGGTCCGGCGCTGGCGATCTCCGCGCTCGGTGCGTTCGTGTCCGCGATGGTGTCGCTGGTGGCGCTCGCGGCCGTGGCGCCGGTGTTCGCCCGGCTGGCGCTGGACTTCGGGCCGCCGGAGATGCTGGCGGTGATGATCCTCGGGTTGTGCACCATCGTGGTGTTCTCGGGAAGAAACCTGTTGCTGGGCACCGGATTGGGCCTGGTCGGCGTGCTGATCGCCTGCATCGGCGTCGATGTCGGCTCCGGCACGCCCCGCTACACCTTCGGGCAGGTGCAGCTTTTCGGCGGGGTGCCCTACGTGGAGGTGATGATCGGCCTGTTCGCCATCGGTGAGCTGCTCAACCAGCTGCACATCGGCATGGCCGAGCCGATCCGCACCCGCTTCCGCGACCTGCTGCTGACCCGCGAGGACTTGCGCCGCGCCACTCCGGCCACGGCGCGCGGCACGGTGGTGGGATTCCTGCTCGGCTGCCTGCCCGGAGCCGGTACGACGCTGGCCTCGTTCATGGCGTACGGCGCGGAGAAGCGATTTTCCCGCAATCGCAAGAAACTCGGCACCGGCGCCATCGAAGGGGTGGTCGCTCCCGACGCCGCGACGAACGCCGCCTCCAACGCGAACTTCGTGCCAACGCTGGTTCTCGGCGTCCCTGGCGGTGCCACGACCGCGGTCTTGCTGGGTGCTTTCCTGATCTACGGCATCCAGCCGGGGCCGTTGTTGTTCGAGAACCAGCCGGTGCTGATCTGGGGCTTGCTGGCCTCGTTCTTCATCGGCAACCTGATCCTGCTGCTGTTGAACCTGCCGCTGGCGCCGGTGTTCGCGCAGCTGCTGCGGGTGCCGTACTCGATCCTGTATCCGCTGATCATCGTCACCAGCCTGGTCGGCGCGTACTCGGTGAAGAACAACATGCTCAGCGTGTGGATCGTGCTCGTGTTCGGCCTGGTCGGCTACGCCATGAAACGGCTGGGGATGCCGGTGGCGCCGCTGGTGCTCGGGCTGGTCATCGGACCGCTGTTCGAGAAGGCGCTGGTGCAGACCTCAGCGCTCGGTGAAGGGGACGTGCTCTCGCAGATCGCGGGCAGCGGCACCGCGCTGCTGGTGCTCGCCGTGGCCGCCGCGCTCGCACTCGGACCGGCGTTGACGCGGGCGTTGCGCGGGCGCGCGCCCGCGAGCGCCGAACAACAGGAGGAGAAGCAACCATGA
- a CDS encoding tripartite tricarboxylate transporter TctB family protein, translated as MSDVQDVQARGRRPVLAAHLVLAAVGAAFFLGSFAYPWTNPEDGTIGAAVLPRTAGFLLLIVGLGLCRQELRSGSVLEGDGHVAAEAAHDSAQLREIRRKLVLVTAGMFAAALLIPFLGMLPALALLTLFLTKFVERLRWRTSLAAAVGVLAVSYVLFIVVLRVPLPFGLLDPSVWSAS; from the coding sequence ATGAGCGACGTGCAGGACGTGCAGGCCCGGGGACGTCGTCCGGTGCTCGCCGCGCACCTCGTGCTCGCGGCGGTCGGTGCCGCGTTCTTCCTGGGATCGTTCGCCTATCCCTGGACCAATCCGGAGGACGGCACGATCGGCGCGGCGGTTTTGCCCCGCACGGCGGGGTTTCTGCTGCTGATCGTGGGACTCGGCCTGTGCAGGCAGGAGTTGCGGTCGGGTTCGGTGCTGGAAGGTGACGGCCACGTCGCGGCGGAAGCAGCGCATGATTCCGCGCAGCTGCGCGAAATTCGCCGCAAGCTGGTGTTGGTCACGGCCGGGATGTTCGCCGCAGCACTGCTGATTCCATTCCTCGGAATGCTGCCCGCGTTGGCATTGCTGACGTTGTTCCTGACCAAGTTCGTCGAGCGGTTGCGCTGGCGGACCTCGCTGGCGGCTGCGGTGGGCGTGCTCGCGGTCTCCTACGTGCTGTTCATCGTGGTGCTGCGGGTGCCGTTGCCGTTCGGCCTGCTGGATCCCAGCGTCTGGAGCGCGTCGTGA
- a CDS encoding tripartite tricarboxylate transporter substrate binding protein, with product MRSSLRLALALAGAVSLVSGCSTLNARPAVPDDWTPRGSVSAVVAFAPGGGSDRSARVLAQGLNELDAGFNVNVENKEGGSGAVGWATFLAEEGNGNALLVAETALNTLPLVYDVPFTYRDFTPLVMFAEDSRIVVARKDTPYNSCSELVTAAGSRSVKTGSSGKTGADALVVAEFERNGGKFPVVPYGSTGEVITGLLGGQIEAAPASASSAKPYLESGDLKALCTLSGERYDDPVLGSLPTAREQGLDAQVTMWRGIFAPGGIDEVQREYWIDAIHRAMRSQAYRDYLAEDLLIPADLAGADFARYLDEYDRRMREVFR from the coding sequence ATGAGGTCATCCCTGCGCTTGGCACTGGCGTTGGCCGGCGCCGTTTCGCTCGTCTCGGGGTGCTCGACGCTGAACGCGCGCCCCGCCGTCCCCGACGACTGGACTCCGCGCGGGTCGGTCTCCGCAGTGGTCGCGTTCGCGCCCGGCGGCGGCAGCGACCGGTCGGCGCGCGTGCTCGCGCAGGGGCTCAACGAGCTCGACGCGGGTTTCAACGTCAACGTCGAGAACAAGGAGGGCGGTTCCGGCGCGGTCGGGTGGGCGACCTTCCTGGCCGAGGAGGGCAACGGCAACGCGCTGCTGGTCGCCGAGACCGCGCTGAACACCCTGCCGCTGGTCTACGACGTGCCGTTCACCTATCGCGACTTCACCCCGCTGGTGATGTTCGCCGAGGACTCGCGCATCGTCGTCGCCCGCAAGGACACCCCGTACAACAGCTGCTCCGAGCTGGTGACCGCCGCCGGAAGCCGGTCCGTCAAGACCGGTTCCAGCGGCAAAACGGGAGCGGATGCCTTGGTCGTGGCGGAGTTCGAGCGCAACGGCGGGAAGTTCCCCGTCGTGCCCTACGGCTCCACCGGTGAAGTGATCACCGGGTTGCTCGGCGGGCAGATCGAGGCCGCTCCGGCCAGCGCTTCCTCGGCGAAGCCGTACTTGGAAAGCGGTGACCTCAAGGCGCTGTGCACGCTGAGCGGCGAGCGTTACGACGACCCCGTGCTCGGCTCGCTGCCCACTGCGCGGGAGCAGGGCCTCGACGCGCAAGTGACGATGTGGCGCGGGATTTTCGCTCCGGGCGGGATCGACGAGGTGCAGCGGGAGTACTGGATCGACGCGATCCACCGGGCGATGCGGTCGCAGGCTTATCGCGACTACCTGGCCGAGGACCTGCTCATTCCGGCGGATCTCGCGGGCGCGGACTTCGCCCGCTACCTCGACGAGTACGACCGGCGGATGCGCGAGGTGTTCCGATGA
- a CDS encoding GntR family transcriptional regulator, giving the protein MTSDDNRAAAVRPPARKQPVVARRALRDGVYDAILEKLLDGSTPPGSSLGIDPLARELEVSPTPVREALVQLEHTGLVSRVALKGYRVAEPMTDEQLAELFDMRSVLETAAVERAAANADDLVPELRVAHAQHVLCAHRVRKLRGPGEESGAGPGDFADLREYFAADWEFHRTIIRAAGNRFLLQSADSLSAHVHRLRQTADRGTIDIDQAVDEHAAILAAFESGDPEQPKIAMREHLAAVAGRSRAGG; this is encoded by the coding sequence ATGACCAGTGATGACAACCGCGCGGCGGCCGTGCGCCCGCCCGCCCGCAAGCAGCCTGTGGTGGCGCGGCGCGCGCTGCGCGACGGCGTCTACGACGCGATCTTGGAGAAGCTGCTGGACGGCTCCACGCCGCCGGGCAGCTCGCTGGGCATCGACCCGCTGGCGCGTGAGCTGGAGGTCTCGCCGACTCCGGTGCGCGAAGCGCTGGTGCAGTTGGAGCACACCGGCCTGGTCTCGCGGGTGGCGCTGAAGGGCTATCGCGTCGCCGAGCCGATGACCGACGAGCAGCTGGCCGAGCTGTTCGACATGCGCAGCGTGCTGGAGACCGCCGCGGTCGAACGGGCCGCGGCCAACGCCGACGACCTCGTTCCGGAACTGCGGGTCGCGCACGCCCAGCACGTGCTGTGCGCGCACCGGGTGCGCAAGCTGCGCGGGCCGGGTGAGGAATCCGGTGCGGGGCCGGGCGATTTCGCGGATCTGCGCGAGTACTTCGCCGCGGACTGGGAGTTCCACCGCACGATCATCCGCGCTGCGGGCAACCGATTCCTGCTGCAGAGCGCGGACTCGCTGAGCGCGCACGTGCACCGGCTGCGCCAGACGGCCGACCGCGGCACGATCGACATCGATCAGGCCGTCGACGAGCACGCCGCGATCCTCGCCGCCTTCGAGTCCGGCGATCCGGAGCAGCCGAAGATCGCGATGCGCGAGCACCTGGCCGCGGTCGCCGGGCGGTCCCGCGCGGGCGGCTGA
- a CDS encoding sugar phosphate isomerase/epimerase family protein produces MPHTAQDWPIGAALLQFPGTTRDGRSVQDLPAQQWGRVLREVAAEGFEHLDLTDSWLRPADLSPQRRQEFARTLQESRLAVSALSVTRRSVLDPDTGAANFDYLLRSIDAAAELGAGVVCAGLHRPLTDAQRAAVWFWHQPGAGDDPADERAWELAVRRFRAAGQRAAGRGVALSLEMYEDTFLGTPESAVRLVRDIGLANVGLNPDIGNLVRLHRPMPHWEELLVPTLPYTNYWQIKNYYRDHDPATGAYATSPAPVESGVIDYRKALELALEAGFDGPICTEHYGGDGLGVSARNRDYLRRVLAVKLAAT; encoded by the coding sequence ATGCCGCACACCGCTCAGGACTGGCCGATCGGCGCCGCGCTCCTGCAATTCCCGGGCACCACCCGCGACGGCCGCTCCGTGCAGGATCTGCCCGCGCAGCAGTGGGGACGAGTGCTGCGCGAGGTCGCCGCCGAGGGGTTCGAGCACCTCGACCTCACCGACAGCTGGCTGCGCCCGGCCGACCTGAGCCCGCAGCGCCGCCAGGAGTTCGCCCGCACGCTGCAGGAAAGCCGGCTGGCCGTCTCCGCGCTGTCGGTGACCCGGCGCAGCGTGCTCGACCCGGACACCGGGGCCGCCAACTTCGACTACCTGCTGCGCAGCATCGACGCCGCGGCCGAGCTGGGCGCCGGAGTGGTCTGCGCCGGGCTGCACCGGCCGCTGACCGATGCGCAGCGCGCCGCGGTCTGGTTCTGGCACCAGCCGGGCGCTGGCGACGACCCGGCGGACGAACGCGCTTGGGAACTGGCCGTGCGGCGGTTCCGCGCCGCAGGTCAGCGCGCCGCGGGCCGGGGTGTGGCGCTGTCGCTGGAGATGTACGAGGACACCTTCCTCGGCACGCCGGAAAGCGCGGTCCGGCTGGTGCGCGACATCGGCCTGGCGAACGTCGGGCTCAACCCGGACATCGGCAACCTGGTGCGGCTGCACCGTCCGATGCCGCACTGGGAGGAGCTGCTGGTGCCGACCCTGCCCTACACCAACTACTGGCAGATCAAGAACTACTACCGCGACCACGACCCCGCGACCGGGGCTTACGCCACCTCACCGGCCCCGGTCGAAAGCGGCGTCATCGACTACCGCAAAGCGCTGGAACTCGCGCTGGAAGCCGGTTTCGACGGCCCGATCTGCACCGAGCACTACGGCGGCGACGGCCTCGGCGTCTCCGCCCGCAACCGGGATTACCTGCGCCGGGTATTGGCCGTGAAGCTGGCCGCCACCTGA
- a CDS encoding DUF4231 domain-containing protein, whose amino-acid sequence MSSTDRLQSLAPQDYPGLFQAADAVSVAQQRSYLRAVRARLVLTVAAAVFAAFELPVGTEIELYAVGTALAFIGVMAVELAVAGNRPDKLWYEGRALAESLKTLTWRYVAAAAPFNGERADEEFVERIRALQRNMPEVPPQPSTAPAISERMRAMRSAPLAARKEAYLTFRVRDQQDWYADKAVYHHRRARIFWTLTLIMEVAGIAGALAKAFGLVDFDLAGIVAALVSALAAWNSTRQHNSTATAYVLASHELAAVRDQLSHDLDEQEWSDAVVDAETAISREHTMWHANRAR is encoded by the coding sequence ATGTCGAGCACCGATCGGTTGCAGTCGTTGGCACCCCAGGACTACCCGGGGCTGTTCCAGGCGGCGGATGCCGTCTCGGTGGCACAGCAACGCAGCTATCTGCGCGCCGTTCGAGCCCGGCTGGTGCTCACCGTCGCGGCTGCCGTCTTCGCCGCGTTCGAACTTCCCGTCGGCACCGAGATCGAGCTGTACGCGGTGGGGACCGCACTCGCCTTCATCGGCGTGATGGCCGTGGAGCTGGCCGTGGCCGGGAACCGGCCGGACAAGCTCTGGTACGAAGGCCGTGCTCTCGCGGAGTCGCTGAAAACCCTGACCTGGCGCTACGTCGCGGCCGCCGCTCCGTTCAACGGCGAGCGGGCCGACGAGGAGTTCGTCGAGCGCATCCGCGCCCTGCAACGCAACATGCCGGAGGTTCCGCCGCAGCCGAGCACGGCTCCGGCGATCAGCGAACGGATGCGCGCGATGCGAAGTGCCCCGCTGGCCGCGCGCAAGGAGGCGTACCTGACCTTCCGGGTGCGCGACCAGCAGGACTGGTACGCCGACAAGGCGGTTTACCACCACCGGCGCGCGCGGATCTTCTGGACCCTGACGTTGATCATGGAAGTGGCGGGTATCGCGGGCGCGCTGGCCAAGGCCTTCGGCCTCGTCGACTTCGACCTCGCCGGAATCGTGGCGGCACTGGTCTCGGCGCTGGCCGCGTGGAACTCCACCCGCCAGCACAACTCGACCGCGACCGCTTACGTGCTGGCTTCGCACGAACTCGCGGCGGTCCGCGACCAGCTCTCGCACGACCTAGACGAGCAGGAATGGTCCGACGCCGTGGTCGACGCCGAAACGGCGATCAGCCGCGAACACACCATGTGGCACGCCAACAGGGCGCGGTGA